AAGCGATCTCGGCGTTCTCGATGCTGAACAGGATCTCCCATTGAAAGCGCCGGATCAGCGCGTCGCGCAACGCGCGCGGGTAGGGCACGGTCCTGGCCTTCAGCTCTGCGATGAGGCCGCTCGGGTCATGCAGGGAACGGCACAGCGCAACCTCGCCCACCCAGATCGCCGGGCAGAATCCGTGCGGATGGCCGGGCTGGTAGTGCATGGCGATATCGCCGTTCCGGCAGGCGTCGAGCGTCGCGCTCACTCTGTCGATGCTGCGATAGAGCAGGTCGACCTTGCGGCCGCCGATCGCAAGCCACGCGCCGCCGACGATCCACGGCCCCATTCACCGATCGGCGTCACATGCACCGCGTCCGGAACGTCGACGATCTCGGTCATCGCCTCGCGCAGCCGGTCGGTGTCCAGGGCTGCGGTCTCTGTGTAGTAGAGGCCGATGTCGTAGTCGGATGTATCGTGCGCCGTTCCACGCGCCCGCGAGCCGCCGAGCACGATAGCGGCAACGCCCGGGACCTTTGCGAGGATCGGAGTGATGCGGGCGAGTAGCCGATCGTGCGGCATGGAATGGGGACCATATCGTGCTCTGCGATATCAGTCACACGGCCTCAGCGCGCAAACCGTGCCACCAGCTCGACATGCGGGGTATGGCGGAACTGGTCGACGGGCGTAACGCCCTCGATCCGGTAGCCGCCATCGATGAGGATCTTCGCGTCGCGCGCGAAGGTCGCCGCGTTGCAGGACACCGCCACGACCACGGGCACTTTGCTCGCCGCAAGCTGCGTGACCTGCGCCTGCGCGCCCTGCCGGGGCGGATCGAACACGACGGCGTCGTAGTCGCGCAACTCCTGCGGCACCAGGGGGCGGCGAAACAGATCGCGCGCCTCGGCCTTGAGCGGCTTTAGCCCCGGCGTTGACTTCGCGGCCTTTTGCAGGGCCGTGATCGCACCGGCATCGCTGTCGAGAGCCGCGACCCGGGCCCTCTCCGCCAGGCGAAGCGCGAACGGGCCGACGCCGCAAAACAGATCGGCGATGTGTTTTGCGCGTCCGCAACGCTCGACGACGAGCGCGGCAAGGGTTTCCTCGCCCTTGACGGTCGCCTGCAGGAACGAGCCCGGCGGCAGCACGACCTTCGCCTTTCCGATCGCGATCTCCGGGGAGCCGCGCATCAGCACCAGTTCGCCGTGCCGCGTCAGCCGCGCCAGCCGGTGTTTCTCCGCGGCGCGAGACAGGGCGGTGATCATGCTGGTCGGCAGCGCGCCGGAGCCGCGCACGTCGATGTCGAGACCGTTGAGGGTCGCGGTCACCTGGATGTCGAGCGGCTTGCCCGTGGAGGTCAGCGGCTCGGCGACGGCCCAGGCCGCCTCGAGCGCGCTGTCAAGCGCGGGATCGAGAATCGGACAGCGGTCGACCGGGACGATGTCATGCGAGCCCGCCGCGGCGAAGCCGACCTTGAGGATCTCGTGAGTGCCCACGCGCGCGTGCAGCGTCATGCGGCGGCGCCCGGCGCCGTGGGCGTCGATCAGCGGCGCCACCTCGGCCGCAACTTTGGCCTGCGCCAACGTCTCGACGACGATGTTGCGCTTCCAGGCATGGTAGCCTTCGTCGTTCCAGTGCTGGATCGCGCAGCCACCGCAGACGCCGAAATGCGGGCAGAACGGCGTGATGCGCTCGGGGCTGGCGCGCGCGACCCGCACGAGTCGGCGCCGGTCGGGATGGTGACCGGCGACGTCGGCGACCTCGATCGTCTCGCCGGCCAGCGCGTAAGGCACGTAAATCGACTGCGCGCCATCGATCGCGACGCCGTCGCCGCGATGGCCGACATGGTCGATGGTAAGCAGCTCAGCCACGCCGCGCGCCGAGAAAGAACTCGATGTTGCCGTCGCCGCCCTTGATCGAGGACGGGAACACCTGGATGTCGGTGCAGCCGAGCGAGGCGGCGAAGGCGGCGATGTCGTCGCAGATCTCCTGGTGCACCATCGCGTTGCGGATGATGCCGCGCTTGGAATGTTTGCGCGCAGCCTCGAATTGCGGCTTGATCAGCGCGAGCAGATGCATCGGCGCGGCCGCGAGCGACAGCGCCACCGGCAGCACCGCCTTGAGCGAGATGAAGCTGACATCGATCACGACGATGTCGGGCCGCGCCGGCAGGCGCTTGCCTTCAAAGCTCCTGATATCGGTCTCCTCCATGCAGACGATCTTCGGGTGTCCCTGCAGCGAGGGGTGCAGCTGGCCGTGGCCGACATCGACGGCAAAGACGAGGCTCGCGCCGTTGGCGAGCAGCACCTCGGTGAAGCCGCCGGTCGAGGCGCCGACGTCGAGACAGACATGGCCCTCGACGTCGATTGGATAGTGCTCCAATGCGCCGGCGAGCTTGACGCCGCCGCGCGAGACGTAAGGGTGCGCCGGCTCGGCGATCAATTCGGCGTCGGGCGCCACGATCTCGGACGCTTTCGCGATTTGTTTGCCGTCCGCCGTAACAAGGCCTGCATCGATCGCCGCGCGCGCCCGCGCCCGGCTCTCGAACAGGCCGCGCTCGACCAGAAGCACATCGACGCGCTTCCCGGCCGGCCGATGGCTGTCGCCTGTCCCGGTCAATTGATGAAGCCCGGCAAGCGTCGCGCGCGCTCGGCGGCGAGCCGCACGCAAGCCTCGAAGGAAGCAAGATCGCGCCAGATGTCCGACGGGGCTTCGTTCGGCGTCACCAGCGGACTGCCGTGCAGATCGAGCGCATGTATCATCATCAGATTGTCGGGCAATCCAAACTCTTCCACCGTGAGCCCCTCCGCGTCGATCAGGCGTCCGTCGGGCGCCTCCGCCACTTGCTGCAGCCGCGCCACGCGATTGGCGTAGGACGCGGGATCGTTCGAATAGGCGAGGCACAGCTTGCCGCGTCCCGCCATGTAGCCGAGTTCGTAGACAGTGCCTGCGTCGGCACTGGGGCCGCGAAACGGCGTCAAATTGGCGATGATGGCGTCGGCGGACTCCATCATCGCTTCGTTGCTCTTGAAGATGGTGAGGGATGCACCGGCGACCACGGGGGTCACCGCATTGTCGAGCGGATAGAGCCCCGTGTGTCCGTGCAGCGCACATATCTCCGCCTTGCGGCGGCCAATCTCCACGGCATCCGGCAGGAACACGTCAGGACCTGCCAGATAGATGATCATGGACTTGCCGGCGCCCAAAGCGCCGCCCGGGTGGATTACGCGAGCTTCACGGTCTCGGTCTTGAAATCCTTGCCGAGGGTGTCGAACACCTTGGCGACGATGCTCTTGGCGTCGAGACCGGCGCGGGCATACATCGCCGCCGGCGTGTCGTGGTCGAGGAACACGTCCGGCAGGATCATCGAGCGGAACTTCAGCATTCCGCTGTCGAGCATGCCGTGTTCGGACAGGAACTGCACCACATGCGAGCCGAAACCGCCGATCGAGCCTTCCTCGATCGTGATCAGGATCTCATGATCGCGCGCAAGCTTCAGGATCATGTCCTCGTCGAGCGGCTTCATGAAGCGCGCATCGGCGATGGTCGCCGAGAGGCCATGGGCGGCGAGCTCGTCGGCCGCCTTCTCGCATTCGGCGAGACGGGTACCGAAGGAGAGCAGCGCGACCTTCTTGCCCTCGCGGATGATGCGACCCTTGCCGATCGGCAGCGGAACGCCAACTTCCGGCATATCGACGCCGCGGCCTTCGCCGCGCGGATAGCGCAGCGCGCTCGGGCGATCGTTGATCGCGACCTGCGTCGCCACCATGTGCACGAGCTCGGCCTCGTCGGAGGCCGCCATGATCACGAAGTTCGGCAGACAGCCGAGATAGGCGTTGTCGAACGAGCCGGCATGGGTCGCGCCGTCAGCGCCGACCAGGCCGGCGCGGTCGATCGCGAAGCGGACCGGCAGGCCCTGGATCGCGACGTCATGCACCACCTGGTCATAGCCGCGCTGCAGGAAGGTCGAATAGATCGCGCAGAATGGCTTGTAGCCTTCGGTGGCGAGACCCGCCGCGAAGGTCACCGCGTGCTGCTCGGCGATGCCGACGTCGAAGGTGCGATCGGGGAACGCCTTGTTGAAGATGTCGACGCCGGTGCCGGACGGCATCGCCGCGGTGATCGCGACGATCTTGTCGTCCTTCTGCGCTTCCTTGACGAGGCTCTGGCCGAACACGTTCTGGTAGGCCGGCGCATTCGGCTTGGCCTTGGCCTGGGTGCCGGTAGCGACGTCGAACTTGACCACGGCGTGGTACTTGTCGGCGGATGCCTCGGCCGGACCGTAGCCCTTGCCCTTCTGGGTCACGACATGGACCAGGATCGGCCCGGTTTCCATGTCGCGGACGTTCTTCAGCACCGGCAGCAGATGGTCGAGGTTATGGCCGTCGATCGGGCCGACGTAATAGAAGCCGAGCTCCTCGAACAGCGTGCCGCCGTCCATCATGAAGCCGCGGGAATATTCCTCGACGCGGTTGGCGCGGTTGGCGAGCACCTTCGGAAGGCGCTGGTTGATCTGCTTGGCGGCCTCGCGCAGCGTGCGATAGGTCTTGCCGGAATAGAGCCGCGACAGATAGGCGCTCATCGCGCCGACCGGCGGCGCGATCGACATGTCGTTGTCGTTGAGGATCACGATCAGGCGCGAGTTCATGGCGCCGGCGTTGTTCATGGCCTCATAGGCCATGCCGGCCGACATCGCGCCGTCGCCGATCACGGCGATCACATTGTTCTTGCCGCCGGAGAGGTCGCGCGCCACGGCCATGCCGAGACCGGCCGAGATCGAGGTCGAGGAGTGCGCGGCGCCGAATGGGTCGTAGTCGCTTTCGGTGCGCTTGGTGAAGCCGGAGAGGCCGCCGCCGGTGCGCAGCGTGCGGATGCGGTCGCGGCGTCCGGTCAGGATCTTGTGCGGGTAGGCCTGGTGGCCGACGTCCCAGATCAGGCGGTCGCGCGGGGTGTCGAAGATGTAGTGGATGGCGGTGGTCAGCTCGAC
The DNA window shown above is from Bradyrhizobium sp. ISRA464 and carries:
- a CDS encoding DNA polymerase subunit beta gives rise to the protein MGPWIVGGAWLAIGGRKVDLLYRSIDRVSATLDACRNGDIAMHYQPGHPHGFCPAIWVGEVALCRSLHDPSGLIAELKARTVPYPRALRDALIRRFQWEILFSIENAEIALPRGDSTHVAGFAYRALACMGQVLFALNGQYLINEKGALSAAAGFPVTIHGLTERVAEVWRSIGSGRHADALQTLRMLEQDLREIS
- a CDS encoding nucleotidyltransferase domain-containing protein is translated as MPHDRLLARITPILAKVPGVAAIVLGGSRARGTAHDTSDYDIGLYYTETAALDTDRLREAMTEIVDVPDAVHVTPIGEWGRGSSAARGLRSAAARSTCSIAASTE
- a CDS encoding methyltransferase, whose protein sequence is MAELLTIDHVGHRGDGVAIDGAQSIYVPYALAGETIEVADVAGHHPDRRRLVRVARASPERITPFCPHFGVCGGCAIQHWNDEGYHAWKRNIVVETLAQAKVAAEVAPLIDAHGAGRRRMTLHARVGTHEILKVGFAAAGSHDIVPVDRCPILDPALDSALEAAWAVAEPLTSTGKPLDIQVTATLNGLDIDVRGSGALPTSMITALSRAAEKHRLARLTRHGELVLMRGSPEIAIGKAKVVLPPGSFLQATVKGEETLAALVVERCGRAKHIADLFCGVGPFALRLAERARVAALDSDAGAITALQKAAKSTPGLKPLKAEARDLFRRPLVPQELRDYDAVVFDPPRQGAQAQVTQLAASKVPVVVAVSCNAATFARDAKILIDGGYRIEGVTPVDQFRHTPHVELVARFAR
- a CDS encoding TlyA family RNA methyltransferase encodes the protein MTGTGDSHRPAGKRVDVLLVERGLFESRARARAAIDAGLVTADGKQIAKASEIVAPDAELIAEPAHPYVSRGGVKLAGALEHYPIDVEGHVCLDVGASTGGFTEVLLANGASLVFAVDVGHGQLHPSLQGHPKIVCMEETDIRSFEGKRLPARPDIVVIDVSFISLKAVLPVALSLAAAPMHLLALIKPQFEAARKHSKRGIIRNAMVHQEICDDIAAFAASLGCTDIQVFPSSIKGGDGNIEFFLGARRG
- a CDS encoding nucleoside 2-deoxyribosyltransferase, yielding MIIYLAGPDVFLPDAVEIGRRKAEICALHGHTGLYPLDNAVTPVVAGASLTIFKSNEAMMESADAIIANLTPFRGPSADAGTVYELGYMAGRGKLCLAYSNDPASYANRVARLQQVAEAPDGRLIDAEGLTVEEFGLPDNLMMIHALDLHGSPLVTPNEAPSDIWRDLASFEACVRLAAERARRLPGFIN
- the dxs gene encoding 1-deoxy-D-xylulose-5-phosphate synthase is translated as MTTFSNTPLLDTIRTPEDLRKLKVEQVRQVADELRQETIDAVSVTGGHFGAGLGVVELTTAIHYIFDTPRDRLIWDVGHQAYPHKILTGRRDRIRTLRTGGGLSGFTKRTESDYDPFGAAHSSTSISAGLGMAVARDLSGGKNNVIAVIGDGAMSAGMAYEAMNNAGAMNSRLIVILNDNDMSIAPPVGAMSAYLSRLYSGKTYRTLREAAKQINQRLPKVLANRANRVEEYSRGFMMDGGTLFEELGFYYVGPIDGHNLDHLLPVLKNVRDMETGPILVHVVTQKGKGYGPAEASADKYHAVVKFDVATGTQAKAKPNAPAYQNVFGQSLVKEAQKDDKIVAITAAMPSGTGVDIFNKAFPDRTFDVGIAEQHAVTFAAGLATEGYKPFCAIYSTFLQRGYDQVVHDVAIQGLPVRFAIDRAGLVGADGATHAGSFDNAYLGCLPNFVIMAASDEAELVHMVATQVAINDRPSALRYPRGEGRGVDMPEVGVPLPIGKGRIIREGKKVALLSFGTRLAECEKAADELAAHGLSATIADARFMKPLDEDMILKLARDHEILITIEEGSIGGFGSHVVQFLSEHGMLDSGMLKFRSMILPDVFLDHDTPAAMYARAGLDAKSIVAKVFDTLGKDFKTETVKLA